A DNA window from Planifilum fulgidum contains the following coding sequences:
- a CDS encoding transposase: protein MFRTNPSREFQPETVNIEDLVPQDHLLRKINETIDFSFIAEKCRPLYCQDNGRPCIDPVMLFKMLLIGYLYGIRSERRLIEE, encoded by the coding sequence ATGTTCAGGACGAACCCATCCAGGGAATTTCAACCCGAAACAGTCAACATAGAAGACCTTGTTCCCCAAGATCACTTGCTTAGAAAAATCAATGAAACCATCGACTTTTCGTTTATCGCGGAAAAATGCCGCCCCTTGTATTGTCAAGATAATGGGCGTCCTTGCATCGATCCGGTCATGCTGTTCAAAATGCTTTTGATCGGTTATTTGTACGGAATTCGTTCGGAAAGACGCCTCATTGAGGAAA
- a CDS encoding alpha/beta fold hydrolase: MIRDEWAVREGVRIHYLEGGEREAADRIPLMYIPGALGSAENFRSEMEKLAPRRTLAVSWRGTGKSDAPETGYSLEDQVKDAEAVMEKALKGRFCLMAYSMGVPRAIELAARHPRRVAGLILIDYPARYPALSETWVERVLSSYQNVPERVVRAIQRESREVLLWDRLRDISCPVLVLRGGGEGSLLKEADAALFRERLSRVEIAVLPKAGHDVWNPDYDRFFRTVVSFLEERDREDGNHRAR; the protein is encoded by the coding sequence TTGATTCGGGATGAATGGGCCGTGAGGGAGGGTGTCCGCATCCATTACCTGGAGGGCGGGGAGAGGGAAGCAGCCGATCGGATTCCCCTGATGTACATTCCCGGTGCGCTGGGGAGCGCCGAGAACTTTCGGTCCGAAATGGAAAAGCTGGCTCCCCGCCGCACCCTGGCCGTCTCCTGGCGGGGGACGGGCAAAAGCGACGCGCCGGAGACGGGGTATTCCCTGGAGGATCAGGTGAAAGACGCCGAAGCGGTGATGGAGAAGGCACTGAAGGGGCGATTCTGCCTGATGGCCTACTCGATGGGAGTCCCCCGGGCCATCGAGCTGGCGGCCCGCCATCCCCGCCGGGTGGCCGGTTTGATCCTGATCGATTATCCCGCGCGATACCCGGCCCTTTCCGAAACCTGGGTGGAACGGGTCCTCTCCTCTTACCAAAATGTCCCGGAACGGGTGGTAAGGGCCATACAGCGGGAATCGAGGGAGGTGCTTCTCTGGGACCGGTTGCGGGATATCTCCTGTCCGGTGCTCGTCCTCCGCGGCGGAGGCGAGGGATCGCTGCTGAAGGAGGCGGATGCGGCGCTTTTTCGGGAAAGGCTGTCCCGGGTGGAAATCGCCGTCCTGCCGAAGGCGGGGCACGATGTGTGGAACCCGGACTACGACCGGTTTTTCCGCACGGTGGTTTCCTTTCTCGAGGAGCGGGACCGGGAAGATGGGAATCATCGGGCGCGTTGA
- a CDS encoding quaternary amine ABC transporter ATP-binding protein, producing the protein MSEIIVENVTKVFGPRPESVLKLLEEGASKDEILKKTGHTVGVRDVSFEVKRGEIFVIMGLSGSGKSTLIRCLNLLNRPTRGRITVDGENIVEYGKKQLREFRQNKMAMVFQHFGIFTHRTVLGNVEYGLEVKGVPKEERRRKAREVLGVVGLEGWEDKMPGELSGGMQQRVGLARALATDPDILLMDEPFSALDPLIRREMQLELLEIQSKLKKTIVFITHDVNEAFKLGDRVAVMKDGEMIQIGTPEEILNQPANDYIEEFVKDIDRSRVVQAKHVMVRTAATVSMKDGIRVAVREMESNGISSVFVVDGDRKLQGIVTIDDAIQARKENKNLSEILRKDYHTADPEETIQELIPKAAESRFPIAVVNGSGKLLGIILRVSVLAGLMSEAGGNGAERSAAD; encoded by the coding sequence ATGTCTGAGATCATCGTGGAAAACGTGACCAAGGTATTCGGCCCCCGCCCGGAATCCGTGCTGAAACTACTCGAGGAGGGGGCGTCGAAGGACGAGATTTTGAAGAAGACGGGCCATACCGTCGGCGTGCGCGACGTTTCCTTCGAAGTGAAGCGGGGAGAAATCTTTGTGATCATGGGGTTGTCGGGCAGCGGAAAATCCACCCTGATCCGCTGCCTCAACCTGCTCAACCGGCCGACGCGGGGACGGATCACCGTCGACGGGGAAAACATCGTGGAATACGGAAAGAAGCAGCTTCGGGAATTCCGCCAAAACAAAATGGCCATGGTGTTTCAACACTTCGGCATTTTTACCCACCGCACCGTCCTGGGCAATGTGGAATACGGCCTGGAAGTGAAGGGAGTTCCCAAGGAGGAGCGCAGGCGAAAGGCCCGGGAGGTGCTGGGCGTCGTCGGCCTGGAGGGCTGGGAGGACAAAATGCCCGGGGAACTGAGCGGCGGGATGCAGCAGCGGGTCGGGTTGGCCCGGGCCTTGGCCACTGATCCGGACATTCTGCTGATGGATGAACCCTTCAGCGCCCTGGATCCCTTGATCCGCCGGGAAATGCAGTTGGAGCTTCTGGAGATCCAGTCCAAGTTGAAGAAGACGATCGTCTTTATCACCCACGATGTGAACGAAGCCTTCAAACTGGGTGACCGGGTGGCGGTGATGAAGGATGGCGAGATGATTCAGATCGGGACGCCGGAGGAGATCCTGAACCAGCCGGCGAACGATTACATCGAGGAATTTGTCAAGGATATCGACCGGTCCAGGGTGGTCCAGGCCAAACACGTGATGGTCCGGACCGCCGCGACGGTTTCCATGAAGGACGGGATCCGGGTGGCGGTCAGGGAGATGGAATCCAACGGCATCTCCAGCGTGTTTGTCGTGGACGGTGACCGGAAGCTGCAAGGGATCGTCACGATCGATGACGCGATCCAGGCCAGGAAAGAGAACAAGAATCTTTCGGAGATCCTCCGGAAGGATTACCATACCGCCGACCCCGAAGAGACCATTCAGGAGCTGATCCCCAAGGCCGCCGAGTCCCGCTTTCCCATCGCCGTGGTGAACGGATCCGGGAAGCTCTTGGGTATCATCCTTCGGGTTTCGGTCCTGGCCGGGTTGATGTCTGAAGCTGGCGGCAATGGGGCGGAAAGGAGTGCAGCCGATTGA
- a CDS encoding ABC transporter permease — protein MSQFPDQFRIDVGGYVEGLIRFLTTHLTGFFDAVKTVTLTFLYNVELFMGWLPWWAVILVVILLGWRLLHLPAGIVFGFLLFLVGSFGYWDMMILTLSIVLTSVAISLLIGIPVGILTAYSRLTEAVMRPILDAMQTMPSFVYLIPAIMFFGLGKVSALFATVIYALPPVIRLTNLALREVPREMIEAALSFGSSRWQMLRKVQLPQALPTIMAGINQTTMMALAMVVIASLVGAKGLGMEVLISINRVDIDRGFEAGLSIVILAIIIDRITQGIANRYNFKKEQGHV, from the coding sequence ATGAGTCAATTTCCTGATCAATTTCGTATCGACGTCGGCGGATATGTGGAAGGCTTGATCCGTTTTTTGACCACCCATTTGACGGGATTTTTCGATGCGGTCAAAACGGTCACCCTGACCTTCCTGTACAATGTGGAACTTTTCATGGGATGGCTTCCCTGGTGGGCGGTGATTCTGGTCGTCATTTTGCTGGGATGGCGGCTGCTCCATCTGCCCGCCGGCATTGTATTCGGCTTTCTGCTGTTCCTGGTGGGGTCTTTCGGTTATTGGGACATGATGATCCTGACCTTGTCCATCGTGCTGACCTCCGTGGCCATTTCTCTCCTGATCGGAATCCCGGTGGGCATTCTGACGGCATACAGCCGGTTGACGGAGGCGGTGATGCGCCCCATCCTGGATGCCATGCAGACGATGCCCAGTTTTGTCTACCTCATCCCGGCCATCATGTTTTTCGGGCTGGGAAAGGTTTCGGCGCTGTTCGCCACCGTCATTTACGCCCTTCCCCCGGTGATCCGCCTGACCAATCTCGCCCTCCGCGAAGTGCCCCGGGAGATGATCGAGGCGGCCCTTTCCTTCGGCTCATCCCGCTGGCAGATGCTGAGAAAGGTTCAGCTTCCGCAAGCCCTTCCCACCATCATGGCGGGAATCAACCAAACCACCATGATGGCGCTGGCGATGGTGGTGATCGCTTCCCTGGTCGGGGCCAAGGGGCTCGGAATGGAAGTGCTGATCTCCATCAACCGGGTGGATATCGACCGCGGGTTTGAGGCCGGGCTGTCCATCGTGATTTTGGCGATTATCATCGACCGAATCACCCAAGGCATTGCCAATCGCTACAACTTCAAAAAGGAGCAGGGCCATGTCTGA
- a CDS encoding ABC transporter substrate-binding protein has translation MNFYKKLPKWIFGILSAILIVSMMACATPPELEQGQDDPIIFADAGWDSLRFHNSVAQAIIENGYGFKTDVIPGSTPNTLTGLEQGDIDVYMEIWTGNVKEQWEKILKSGNVERVSTNFDDNRQGFYVPTYMIKGDKKRGIKPMAPDLKTVQDLIRYKDLFKDPENLGKSRIIGSPTGWAVDGILEQKVKTYGLDKHFSYFRPGSDAALTSSLTDAYEKGEPWVGYYWEPTWVMGKYDMTLLEEPAYDEKAWEDGYGTAFPTQPVEIAIHKSLRERSPEVVEFLGKYRTSAELTNEALAYMRDNDADSDEAARWFLKEHEEVWTRWVPDDVAAKVKESLK, from the coding sequence GTGAATTTTTACAAAAAGTTGCCGAAATGGATTTTCGGAATCCTTTCGGCAATACTTATCGTTTCGATGATGGCATGTGCCACGCCGCCGGAATTGGAGCAGGGGCAGGATGATCCCATCATCTTTGCGGATGCCGGTTGGGACAGCCTGCGTTTTCACAACAGCGTGGCACAGGCGATCATTGAGAACGGGTACGGGTTCAAGACCGACGTGATACCCGGCTCCACCCCCAACACCCTGACGGGTTTGGAGCAGGGGGATATCGACGTGTACATGGAGATCTGGACGGGCAATGTGAAGGAACAGTGGGAAAAGATTTTGAAAAGCGGAAATGTGGAACGGGTGTCCACCAACTTTGACGATAACCGGCAGGGATTTTACGTGCCGACCTACATGATCAAGGGGGACAAGAAGCGGGGCATCAAACCGATGGCTCCGGACCTGAAAACGGTCCAGGATCTGATTCGTTACAAGGATCTCTTCAAGGATCCGGAAAACCTCGGCAAATCGCGGATTATCGGATCTCCCACCGGCTGGGCAGTTGACGGAATTTTGGAACAAAAGGTGAAGACCTACGGTCTGGACAAGCACTTCAGCTATTTCCGGCCCGGTTCCGATGCGGCTCTTACCAGCTCGCTGACCGACGCCTATGAAAAGGGAGAGCCCTGGGTGGGCTACTATTGGGAGCCCACCTGGGTCATGGGGAAATACGACATGACCCTGTTGGAGGAACCCGCCTACGACGAGAAAGCCTGGGAGGACGGATACGGGACGGCGTTTCCCACCCAACCGGTGGAAATCGCCATCCACAAAAGCCTGCGGGAGCGGTCTCCCGAAGTGGTGGAATTTCTCGGGAAATACCGGACCAGCGCGGAATTGACCAATGAAGCCCTGGCCTACATGCGGGACAACGACGCGGACAGCGATGAGGCCGCCCGGTGGTTTCTCAAGGAGCACGAAGAGGTTTGGACCCGGTGGGTTCCCGATGATGTGGCGGCCAAAGTGAAAGAGTCGCTGAAATAG